CATCAGGAATCCCTAGACGAAATTCTGGACAAATTTTTAACTCAGGAAGCTTAGCTAAACAAAAAGCACCAGTTTCAAGTGATCCTGCAATATCTAAAGATGTAGTGGTGAGTACATAAAATTACCCCCCATGTTACAGGTATCCAATTCTTTAGCTGCtgatttgaagaaataaacatAAGGTTCTGTATTGCTTGTATACACAAGGATTGGCAGCtgaattttagtttcttgGATTCTTGTTCTTTGTATTAATGGTAACTGAgctgtttgtttttcttgtgacAGTTATCAAGCTCTAGCTTTCTCCGCGCAACTGGGTCATCAAGACGTGCTGCTGTATCCAGTAGTCGCGAAGCTGCAGTTCTGGGAACTGATTCTGAGCCATCAAACCCTCAAATCGTTGAAGCTGGATCAGGCTCCAATTCAAAGATCCCTGTTAGTCGAAACTCACCTATCGTCTCATCTGAGATCAACAAGCTATCATCACCTTCAAGGGCGACTACTTCAGTCATGAAGAACTATGAGGCTAATCTTAAAGGGATCGAGAGTCTGCATTTTTAGTCGTTGGGGCCAGTGAATGATCTTGAAACCCCGGGACAAGTGTAAATTAAAAGACAAAGATGACCTCTCTTAGGCCCTCCTCATGTTTTACGTGCATTTGTGTTTACAGGGAGGGAGACTTGTGCCTCTAAGCACACACTCTAATAACATAGATAAGGAAAAGACTCTGAAGAAGTGATTTTCAGAGAAAGACAAACTCAAAAGAGGGCGAGACTAAAAAGTCAAAAGACTTTTAACACTTTTATTCCCCATTTGGTTTTACACTGTTTATGTTGTGTTTGTCTTGTTTGGTACTGCAACAGCTAAAATCGTTTGTGCTTCAAAAAGGTTTTAAGTTCTTAGAACTATTCCTCGGGCTGCAAAAAAACgtacaaaagaaagaaggttTTATATTGAGTATCTTCTCATATGGTGTGGGTAAAAATGGtcatttttgttggtaaaaaTAGTGAAATGAGAGCTATAATTCATGGACAGATGCAATAATTGTTCTGGTCTTCCTTAAAGAGGATCTGAGAGTTGCATCTTCTGGTTATGTCATACTTCATCATGTCTACGAATGAATCAATGAAGTATATTGTAAATGCTAAATCGTATTTATCGTAGCTTAAGTTGTTACAGCAATCATCATACTTAGAAGGGTACCCTACTTAGAACAAGAATAAAAACAGACAAGTTCAATGGgggaaacaagagaagaagattgggaAGATTTGTGGTTGGATCACCACAAACCATAGACAGCGTTTGAACAAGTCTCCTTGAACCATTTGAAGCTTTTCTTCATAGATCCTTTCACTCTCCCTTCAACACCATACACATTATAAGAAGccactctcttcttcctctgaatCTCTGCCTCACACAAACCCTTaaatcctttcttcttcaccttatTGCTTCTCTTCGATTTATTGTTGGAGTCGTCTCTCACAATTGTTGGATTCTGGTATGCATTATAAGTTGATGTACTGTAAGATCTCATCATCACTGGTGGCTGCTGGTTTGTTGgttctgattctgatttttcTCCATGACTGAAGCAATGGTACTTGTTGGTGATGCTGCTACTTCTGGTCTCTTCTCTGCATGACTTAGATCTGAACATCTTCACTTGCAAACAAACCTCAAAAAAAGATTGCTCTGCTTTTTTAGGAAGAAAAAGGAGATAGTTGCTTTTGGGTTTTATCTCCaacctctttctcttctgcttTTTGTCACTTGCGAGTTTTTGACATATTTATAGAATGAGACATCACCTCTATATCTTGTTCAATATTTAGTGCAGTAATCACAACCTCAATACTGTATCTATTTAGTTACtcgaagttttttttgtttgtatattgttttagatgagatttgtttgttacatttaaaaaaaaaacattactagCGATTAGTTATCACTGTACTTAGTACAGTTttgcatatttatttttcctaaGAAAATTTTGTAAGATCTCATGTCCTTTGGATTTACACATGGCCGCTTCTCACTTCATGAATTCGAGGGAAATTTTTGGGGCTCGTCCCCAACCTTATgtagtatatatttattgtaaaTTCAAGAGtagaaaactagaaaatcaacaaaagttcATTAATGAAACTCAAGTAGAGAAAAGTCTTTAGTCTCATAGAGTATCCTTCCTTGTAAGCCACGTtcacaaaaagataaataatgcCGAAATTCTTGATTGccaaaaaagcaaaatcatgTAATGAGTTATGTTCGCTTTTAGCCAAGAACTATAAATCTAAGTAGTagcctgaaaacaaaaatcaaagcataGAGAAGCTGCCAAAAAAAGGGGTAAACACAGCACTTTCTCagtaaaaaacagaaaaaagaaaggcTTCAGAGAAGATCAGCAACATTGCTTGGCAACTCCTCAACGACCACATTGTAAAACCTCTGAATATCAGCCATCATTCTCTCATCCTCCGATGTCATGAAATTGATTGCTACTCCCTTTCTCCCAAACCTTCCACTTCTTCCAATACGATGAAGGTAATTCTCCGGTTGGGTTGGGAGGTCAAAGTTTATGACCAGAGAGACTTGCTGAACATCGATACCACGAGCAAGGAGGTCAGTGGTTATGAGGACACGGGAAGACCCAGAGCGGAATTCGCGCATGATGATGTCTCTTGTGTTCTGGTCCATGTCTCCGTGTGTAGCTGAAACAGTGTGGTCACGGCTTCTCATTTTGTCGGTTAGCCAATCAACCTTACGCCTTGTGTTCACAAAGATGACGCTTTGAGTGATGGCCAGTGTCTCGTAGAGATCGCATAGTGTCTCGAGTTTCCACTCTTCCTTGTCTACATTGACATAAAACTGCTTGATACCTTCAAGAGTCAGCTCGTCTCGCTTGACCAGAATCCTGACTGGTTTGTTCATGAACTTCCTTGTGATCTCAAGGGCTTCGGGAGGCATTGTAGCAGAGAAAACACCAACCTGAACCTTGGAAGGAAGAAGCTGGAAGATGTCGTATATCTGacagagaaatcaaattataagAACAAATGACTTGATTTTatcagagagaaaaagaaaatgtgaatGGGAGATTAAACAAGATTAAACCTGATCCTTGAAACCACGAGAGAGCATTTCATCAGCTTCATCAAGAACAAACATTTTGATTGCATCAGCACGGAGGGATTGTCTGCGTAACAAGTCAAAGACACGACCAGGGGttccaacaacaacatgaaCACCAGACTGAAGAACACGTTGATCCTCACGAACACTTGTTCCACCAACACAAGCCTGAGCCTTGACGCCAAGGTAGTCACCAAGTGCCCTCATAACCTTTTCAATTTGCTGGGCAAGTTCTCGGGTAGGTGCCAAAACAAGAGCTTGGCATTGAACCAAACTAATATCGAGCTGCTGTAAAACACCAGAGCAAAAGGTAGCGGTCTTTCCAGTTCCAGATTGAGCTTGCTGGATCACATCAAGACCCTTGCAGAATGGAATAATTCCTCTTTGCTGAATAGCAGAAGGCTTCTCGAAACCTAATgataaataacaaaaccaatatGAGGTTGTTTAAGAGTAACAGTACTAAgctttgaaacaaacaaaagaaaatacaaaactagaCAGAAACAATGAAGGTATGTATAGAATGTGTTCTCAA
This sequence is a window from Arabidopsis thaliana chromosome 1 sequence. Protein-coding genes within it:
- a CDS encoding hypothetical protein (DUF3511) (Protein of unknown function (DUF3511); CONTAINS InterPro DOMAIN/s: Protein of unknown function DUF3511 (InterPro:IPR021899); BEST Arabidopsis thaliana protein match is: Protein of unknown function (DUF3511) (TAIR:AT2G19460.1); Has 213 Blast hits to 213 proteins in 14 species: Archae - 0; Bacteria - 0; Metazoa - 0; Fungi - 0; Plants - 213; Viruses - 0; Other Eukaryotes - 0 (source: NCBI BLink).) codes for the protein MFRSKSCREETRSSSITNKYHCFSHGEKSESEPTNQQPPVMMRSYSTSTYNAYQNPTIVRDDSNNKSKRSNKVKKKGFKGLCEAEIQRKKRVASYNVYGVEGRVKGSMKKSFKWFKETCSNAVYGLW
- a CDS encoding DEA(D/H)-box RNA helicase family protein (DEA(D/H)-box RNA helicase family protein; FUNCTIONS IN: helicase activity, nucleic acid binding, ATP-dependent helicase activity, ATP binding; INVOLVED IN: biological_process unknown; LOCATED IN: cytosol, plasma membrane, plant-type cell wall; EXPRESSED IN: 23 plant structures; EXPRESSED DURING: 11 growth stages; CONTAINS InterPro DOMAIN/s: RNA helicase, DEAD-box type, Q motif (InterPro:IPR014014), DNA/RNA helicase, DEAD/DEAH box type, N-terminal (InterPro:IPR011545), RNA helicase, ATP-dependent, DEAD-box, conserved site (InterPro:IPR000629), DEAD-like helicase, N-terminal (InterPro:IPR014001), DNA/RNA helicase, C-terminal (InterPro:IPR001650), Helicase, superfamily 1/2, ATP-binding domain (InterPro:IPR014021); BEST Arabidopsis thaliana protein match is: eukaryotic translation initiation factor 4A1 (TAIR:AT3G13920.1); Has 48726 Blast hits to 48144 proteins in 3104 species: Archae - 749; Bacteria - 26664; Metazoa - 6044; Fungi - 4769; Plants - 2616; Viruses - 17; Other Eukaryotes - 7867 (source: NCBI BLink).), which translates into the protein MAGMASDGTQYDPRQFDTKMNAILGEEGEETFYTNYDEVCDSFDAMELQPDLLRGIYAYGFEKPSAIQQRGIIPFCKGLDVIQQAQSGTGKTATFCSGVLQQLDISLVQCQALVLAPTRELAQQIEKVMRALGDYLGVKAQACVGGTSVREDQRVLQSGVHVVVGTPGRVFDLLRRQSLRADAIKMFVLDEADEMLSRGFKDQIYDIFQLLPSKVQVGVFSATMPPEALEITRKFMNKPVRILVKRDELTLEGIKQFYVNVDKEEWKLETLCDLYETLAITQSVIFVNTRRKVDWLTDKMRSRDHTVSATHGDMDQNTRDIIMREFRSGSSRVLITTDLLARGIDVQQVSLVINFDLPTQPENYLHRIGRSGRFGRKGVAINFMTSEDERMMADIQRFYNVVVEELPSNVADLL